The genomic region AATGCATAGAAATTTGAGAATAAAACAAACATAAATCttcatcatgaacataaatatcaCAAGACACTAAGCATAAGTAATTGAAAAGGAGAAAGGAGAACCTTGCTAACAGGGCTCCCTTCATATGTTTCATAGGGACCTTCTTTAACAGCAAGTTCAGCAGAAGATTTCAGAGCATGATAGTAGATAGTTTCAAATATATCCTTATTCAACTGATGAGCCTGAAAATATAAAACCATTTGTTACATATCAACTAATTACAGAAAGGAACATATGGTTAATGATGAGCTACATAGAAATGGAAAGGTACCTCTAGTGAATCAAATGGCATGCCCAATAATATGAAAGTATCGGCCAGGCCTTGAACACCTATGCCAATTGGCCTGTGACGCATATTTGATCTCTTTGCTGTCTCAACAGGATAGTAATTAATATCGATAATTTTGTTAAGATTGTAAGTAACAGTTGAGGTAACCTGCCAAAATCGATAATGTATCAGAAcattcatcaacataggtcagaatAGCAGATCTAAGACAAAGGATCTGAACAAACCTCAGCCAGCTTCTCAAAATCAAAATATCTATTTTTCGAATCACTGCTACCCACAAGCTTAGATGGATGGGACTCTAATGGAACACCCTGTAAAGCAAGTTTATATGGTGCATCAGAATAAAACCTTCATGATTGACTTGAGCTTTAGGACTGACAAGATATACCTTTTCCCGAACAAAACGAGGTAAAGCAATAGATGCTAGGTTGCAGACAGCAGTTTCAGTAGGGCTTGTAAACTCAATTATCTCAGTGCACAAGTTTGACGATTTAATTGTGCCCAGATTCTGCTGGTTACTTTTCCTATTGCAAGTATCCTGCATACAGTTAATAGCCATTACAAGAAATCCTTAACTGGAAACTTTTGGCAAAAGAGACAAAAATAGGAGGTACTCCTATTTGATAGCCACTAAATGTACCTTGTAAAGCATATAAGGTGTACCAGTCTCTATTTGTGCCTTCAAAATGTCAAACCAGAGGGTCTGTGCAGGAACAACTTTCTTTGCCTTGCCCTGAATCCAGAAAGCAAGGTTAGTAAAGCACATTCCCATTTCAATAAAGCGTACATACAAATACAGTGTTCACTTTTCAGCTTACTTGGCTCTCATATTTCTTGTACAAATTATCAAACTCCTCACCCCAGCAATCAGCCAACCCTGGAGCTTCATTAGGGCAAAACAATGACCATTCTCCATTACTCTGGACTCTTTGCATGAATAGATCAGGAACCCATAGCGCATAGAAAAGATCCCTTGCACGATTTTCCTCCTGTTAAAATATTGTTCAGAATAGCAGGTCTTTGAGAATTTTCGATGCTAACCACTCATAAGTTGAGCAGACGATGCTGTGTTAGACACAGATGGCAGGCAAATGATGATATACTTATTCTATGATAGCAGCATGCAGGCTAAGCTATCAAGAAGTTTAGATATCATGCAGAAAAAACTAGAGTAACTATCTTTAAGACATTAGCTTGAATAAAAAAACTATGACGAGTAACTGTCTCTATAAGACATTAGCTTGAATAAAAAGCTAAGACTTGAACATACATATATAAGGAAGACACTCTGCACAAGGATCAATTTTATGCAGGAATCAGGATAGCAGTAAGCATATATAAAGCCAAATTATTGTTGGAGTTCAAAAGACAAAGATACTCTGTTTTTCATACATGGAAATAATTAAATACTAATGGTCGAGATTTTACCTTCCCATGGTTCTTTCTTAGATCAAGGAACTCGAAAATATCAGCATGCCAAGGCTCCAAGTATACAGCAAATGCACCTAAGTTTTAGAAGCTCATAAGAATTTCTGAAGACGATGTTACTAAAAGTGGAAATAATGAAAAAAAGCATACCCTTTCTTTTCCCACCACCCTGATCAACATAACGAGCAGTATCATTAAAGACTCGTAACATAGGCACAATTCCATTTGATGTTCCATTTGTTCCTCGTATGTAACTCCCAGTAGCACGAATATTATGAACTGAGACACCAATTCCTCCAGCTGATTTGCTTATTACAGCACACTCCTTCAGGGTTTCATAGATTCCCTCAATGCTGTCATCTTTCATGCATATAAGAAAACAGCTGCTTAACTGCATCACAGAAAAGAAACAGTAAGTAAACAATTTCAACCCACAATGACATCGTCTGGCAGGAAGCAAGACAGTACTTGGGGCCTCGGTGTGCCAGCGTTGAAAAGTGTTGGTGATGCATGTGTAAACCAGCGCTGGGACATCAGATGGTACGTCCTAATGGCAGACTCAATGTCTTCCTTGTGTATTCCCACTGAAACCCTCATCAGCATGTGCTGAGGCCTTTCAACGACCTTCCCACCAAGCTTCAAGAGGTAAGACCTCTCCAGAGTTTTGAAGCCAAAGTAGTCATAGTCGAAATCCCTATCATAAATTATTTCACTGTCCAAGCGAGCAGCATTCTGAAATGTAACAGCATTTGGAGCGATATGAGGGCCAATTTACATCAAGGTGAGTGAAGGGCACAACAGATTTACTGTATGAGATAAACAACCTTaataaaaaaaggaatgcaacagtaAATTCAACTGCCAGAAACACATCGGCATTATCTACACAGATGCTCTGTCAGAAATGTGCCAGGAGCAACTAGAATCTCACATTCATGATGATTTCATAAACATCTTCAGCGACCAGAGGGGCCATCAGCCCAGACCTCTCGTTAAAGTGCCTGTACATGTCCTTAATCCTGCATCCACAACGGCCACATTCCAACTCACAACCCAATCCAACTAATCCAGCCTTCACCCTGACAATATGAATGAATGAAATTAAACCAAATTGAGCTGCCACTTACGTCTCCGAGAAGGACTTCTTTGTGTTCTTGTGCAGGTTAGACACAGCAATCCTCGCCGCCAACTTCACGAATCACGATAGAGAAGAGAGGAAACCAACCCCACGTCAGGACAACAAAGACAGACATGAGAGTTGAAACCAAGGGGGGATTTCACGGTGGGTTCCTCACCGAGGCGTAGTCGGGGTGGGACGCAGTCATGGCCGCCGCGGTCTCGGCGGCGAGCTCGTCGAGCTGGCTGGTGGTGACGCCCTTGTAGACCCCCGCGCAGACCTTCTGCGCGACGAGCACCGGGTCGCAGTGGTCCTGGCTAAGGCCGTAGCTGAGCTTCTTGAGGCGCGCCGTGATCTTGTCGAAGTGCACTGTCTCCTGGCGGCCGTCCCGCTTGACCACGTACATCTTCCGCGGTGGCGAAAACTCCCGTCGAACACCTGGTGCGCGCGCCTACGCCGCCGCCGGGACGAGAGAACGCGAGCAGAGGATTGTATTGAGGTGGGGCGGGGGGAGGGGCAGGGATGGGAGGGGGGCAGTAGGGTTTGGGGGCGGATTTAAACGCCTTCGCGGCGCGGAAAGAGGCAAAGAGTAAGTAATGAagcggagctggaggtggaggttTTTTTTTATGCGCGCTGGAGAAGAAAATGTATGGGTTTGGATTGTTGTCTATTTGGAGGATTTTTCCTTTATTTTCCAACTAAAAACGGCAGCAGAAATAGACATAAAAAAATAAAAGGGTGCTGACCGTGCTTGGCAATAAGGCCCAAAGGCAAACAGCCCAGCCTCCCACGATCTGCCACGAGCCGGGAGGCTCAGAGGGCCTCGCAAGGGGAGGCGAGCTCGGACGGCGGTGTGCTGACCGCTTCTTGCGCATCTGACTCTTTTCACCTCTATTTGAGTGGCTGCTCCATCTATAGGTGTAtattcgggccgcccggcccggcccggtccgAATCAAGTCtgaaaaggcccgtattgtttgaatttcaaGCCGGTCCGACTCGTTTGAATTTCAGGCCGTGCagggccggcccatgggcctagccctcggcctatggcccggcccgtaattgcttaaacgtgtcgggcttatttcgggcggcccgaaattataaaagcctgaaattcacattagggtccgaaattcagtttttggcccgaaattcacatcagggcccgaaattcaaaacaaatttaataaaacaaataaaagataagacaaataaatttgaccaaaagcaaacttaatatttgtattaagttactagagctatgcaataactacctcgtttacaaatcattttgttagaaagaaaaagagtataatcagctctaaataaagttcgtaagttcagtttattatctaatgttcataacaaaaaataaaattacatcacatactctaattcaaagctacaaaaaatatTTAACTAACATTATCtatagctttgtgttctttatcaagtaaatgaaagtgtggaatgaagtgtgattttaataaatatatgggtcttttcgtgcctctatatgggccatttcgtgtctgccttaaacgggtcgtgctcgtgcccgcccatgggccgtgacctcggcccaaacccagcccgatatatcgggccgtGCCGGACGGCACTAAAATATTTCGTGTCGTGCCTGAGCCGTGCTTTTTtttcgtgcttcgggccggcccatcaggcccggcccaaatgtacacctatagctcCATCTAGTTCACCATGGATCCGCTCGATTCCGGGTGTCCTGGCCTTCATTCCCTTTAAATCCATCGTGTGGTGGTGTCGTTTATCCAACTAGTATCCGTGTTGCAGTGGATTAAGGctttgtttgggtactctagGAATAAGAGAGAATGGAGTGGATTGAGATGTATCGTGAGAGTTTTTGACCTATTGAGGATTTAAATACCCTCTAATCCCTCCAAA from Zea mays cultivar B73 chromosome 6, Zm-B73-REFERENCE-NAM-5.0, whole genome shotgun sequence harbors:
- the LOC100502278 gene encoding Ribonucleoside-diphosphate reductase large subunit, translated to MYVVKRDGRQETVHFDKITARLKKLSYGLSQDHCDPVLVAQKVCAGVYKGVTTSQLDELAAETAAAMTASHPDYASLAARIAVSNLHKNTKKSFSETIKDMYRHFNERSGLMAPLVAEDVYEIIMNNAARLDSEIIYDRDFDYDYFGFKTLERSYLLKLGGKVVERPQHMLMRVSVGIHKEDIESAIRTYHLMSQRWFTHASPTLFNAGTPRPQLSSCFLICMKDDSIEGIYETLKECAVISKSAGGIGVSVHNIRATGSYIRGTNGTSNGIVPMLRVFNDTARYVDQGGGKRKGAFAVYLEPWHADIFEFLDLRKNHGKEENRARDLFYALWVPDLFMQRVQSNGEWSLFCPNEAPGLADCWGEEFDNLYKKYESQGKAKKVVPAQTLWFDILKAQIETGTPYMLYKDTCNRKSNQQNLGTIKSSNLCTEIIEFTSPTETAVCNLASIALPRFVREKGVPLESHPSKLVGSSDSKNRYFDFEKLAEVTSTVTYNLNKIIDINYYPVETAKRSNMRHRPIGIGVQGLADTFILLGMPFDSLEAHQLNKDIFETIYYHALKSSAELAVKEGPYETYEGSPVSKGILQPDMWNVVPSTRWNWPSLRETISKAGIRNSLLVAPMPTASTSQILGNNECFEPYTSNIYSRRVLSGEFVVVNKHLLHDLTEMGIWTPTLKNQIIYDDGSVQKIAEIPDDLKAIYKTVWEIKQKTLVDMAVDRGCYIDQSQSLNVHMEQANFGKLTSLHFHAWSKGLKTGMYYLRTRAAADAIKFTVDTTLLKENGNGMNDGKPTEEDVEAKMAQMVCSFNNREECLACGS